A single window of Methylomarinum sp. Ch1-1 DNA harbors:
- a CDS encoding MlaD family protein yields MQWSPTMGKDSFALLTGLFMAVLIAVSVIIVIWLGEFDHRSHTYVAVSRGAVTGLKPGSTVYYRGIAIGKVSDVSFDPDDPGLIVVPMAINEGVRLKRGVYATLEMQGVTGLTRIALKNRENMPGGYLPEGDNPGKRIPIEPSLIDRLSESGEDTLVESRELIRRLNRLLDDETIAHAQGTLLNLERASLRFNRLQDHVLTVLDDAPALLADARRALTDVHRLADEYRMLGGQVRDDLQVLSEESVATLATGRQVGRHLLDTTLPKADRLMLRLQDSARRFDRIATILEYDPQSLLLGADPLQPAPGEPGFEEAR; encoded by the coding sequence ATGCAATGGAGTCCGACCATGGGTAAAGACAGTTTCGCGTTGCTGACCGGTTTGTTCATGGCGGTTCTGATCGCTGTCAGCGTGATCATCGTCATCTGGCTGGGCGAATTCGACCACCGCAGTCATACCTATGTCGCCGTCAGCCGGGGGGCGGTGACCGGTCTGAAGCCGGGTTCTACCGTTTATTACCGGGGGATCGCGATCGGCAAGGTCAGTGACGTGAGTTTCGACCCCGACGACCCGGGCCTGATCGTCGTGCCGATGGCGATTAACGAAGGCGTAAGGCTGAAACGGGGCGTTTATGCGACGCTGGAAATGCAGGGCGTCACCGGGCTGACCCGGATCGCGCTGAAAAACCGCGAGAATATGCCGGGCGGTTATCTGCCGGAGGGCGATAACCCGGGCAAGCGTATCCCTATCGAGCCTTCCTTGATCGACCGCTTGTCCGAGTCGGGCGAAGATACACTGGTGGAAAGCCGGGAACTGATACGGCGTTTGAATCGCTTGCTGGACGACGAAACCATCGCCCATGCGCAAGGGACGCTGCTTAATCTCGAGCGCGCAAGCCTGCGTTTCAATCGACTTCAGGATCACGTTTTGACTGTTTTGGACGATGCGCCGGCGCTGCTTGCCGACGCGCGCCGCGCATTGACTGATGTCCATCGACTGGCGGACGAATATCGGATGTTGGGCGGACAAGTTCGCGACGATCTGCAGGTATTGAGCGAGGAGAGCGTCGCGACGCTGGCGACCGGTCGGCAGGTTGGCCGCCATCTGCTCGATACGACCCTGCCGAAAGCCGACCGTCTGATGCTGCGATTACAAGATTCCGCGCGGCGTTTCGATCGAATCGCGACAATTTTGGAATACGATCCGCAGTCCCTGTTGCTGGGCGCAGATCCATTACAACCCGCGCCCGGCGAACCGGGCTTCGAGGAGGCACGATGA
- a CDS encoding MlaA family lipoprotein: MGKSIRNRNVFIVSAVLLASSSGCVSVPVENPDDPWESWNRGAQQFNDDFDENIMKPLAKGYLVATPEPVDRGISNFFSNIDDIGVTLNDALQWKVQQAGMDMGRFLLNTTVGVAGFIDVATDIGLPKHNEDFEQTLGVWGVSSGPYLVIPFWGPSSPRGVGGLIGDAAMDPVNYTVFGGVAANVAGTASDLLDVTDRRAGLMTTEKIVDEAAIDRYAFIRNSYQQHREYLVNDGNIPEDDLLEPIESNESEGMTMEPSQ; this comes from the coding sequence ATGGGCAAGTCCATACGAAACAGAAATGTATTTATCGTCAGTGCAGTGTTGCTGGCTTCATCGAGTGGCTGTGTCTCGGTCCCGGTGGAAAATCCGGATGATCCATGGGAAAGCTGGAACCGCGGCGCGCAACAGTTCAATGACGACTTCGACGAGAACATTATGAAACCATTGGCGAAAGGCTATCTGGTCGCCACCCCGGAGCCTGTCGACCGGGGCATCAGTAATTTCTTCAGTAACATCGATGATATCGGCGTCACCCTCAACGATGCGTTGCAATGGAAAGTGCAACAGGCGGGCATGGACATGGGTCGTTTTCTGCTGAACACCACGGTCGGCGTCGCCGGCTTCATCGATGTCGCGACCGACATCGGCCTGCCCAAGCACAATGAAGACTTCGAGCAAACCCTGGGCGTTTGGGGCGTATCGTCCGGCCCCTATTTGGTCATTCCCTTTTGGGGACCCAGTTCGCCTAGAGGCGTCGGTGGCCTGATCGGCGACGCCGCGATGGATCCCGTCAACTATACCGTCTTCGGCGGCGTCGCCGCGAATGTCGCCGGCACCGCCTCCGATCTATTGGACGTCACTGATCGCCGAGCCGGTCTGATGACCACCGAAAAAATCGTCGACGAAGCCGCGATAGACCGTTATGCCTTCATCCGGAATTCTTATCAGCAACACAGAGAATACCTGGTTAATGATGGAAATATACCTGAAGACGACTTGCTGGAACCGATTGAGAGCAACGAAAGCGAAGGAATGACTATGGAGCCGAGTCAATAA
- a CDS encoding transposase: MINQIRTTFENLPDHRKPGNNRKYAVEDAALSAFSVFFTQSPSFLDYQQRMQKLHNRNNAQSIFGVHQIPSTSQIGNLLDPIAPETLYPVLAEVGDQLYTQGCLKPFMSVGGTLLVAMDGTDSFSSEKISCPCCTQQTLKNGQTLYRHTVVTPVIVAPGQSRVVPLPPEFVRVQDGVDKQDCELAAAKRWLTTWGAHYAPRGITVLGDDLYCHQPFCEAVRAQHLDFLFVCKPDSHALLYEWLDDFTRTGEVQTLEKSRWNGKQRLTERYRYLNQVPLRNSDDALMVNWCEVTILNAKQEVVYRNAWATSHTLDEHNVIDMVAAGRARWKIENENNNVLKNHGYHFEHNFAHGKQHLSNFLATLNLLAFLAHTALEWLDEAYRAVRHAAPSRRTFFEQFRTLLQFMPFDNWQHLMRFMLYGENLIPRKT, from the coding sequence ATAATTAACCAGATTCGCACTACCTTCGAAAACCTGCCTGACCACCGCAAACCCGGCAACAATCGGAAATATGCGGTGGAAGATGCCGCCCTGAGCGCCTTCTCGGTCTTCTTTACGCAAAGCCCGTCTTTTCTGGACTATCAGCAGCGAATGCAAAAGCTTCACAATCGAAATAATGCGCAATCAATTTTTGGTGTCCATCAAATTCCTTCGACCAGCCAAATCGGCAACCTGCTGGATCCGATTGCACCGGAAACACTCTATCCGGTGTTGGCCGAGGTGGGTGACCAGCTTTACACGCAGGGTTGTCTGAAGCCGTTCATGAGTGTTGGCGGCACCTTGTTGGTGGCGATGGACGGCACCGATTCCTTCAGCTCGGAAAAGATTTCCTGTCCGTGCTGTACTCAACAAACGCTGAAAAACGGCCAAACCTTATACCGTCACACCGTCGTGACACCGGTGATTGTCGCCCCCGGGCAAAGCCGCGTGGTGCCTTTGCCGCCGGAATTTGTTCGCGTCCAAGACGGCGTCGACAAACAAGACTGCGAATTGGCGGCGGCCAAGCGCTGGCTCACCACGTGGGGTGCTCATTACGCTCCTCGAGGCATCACCGTGCTGGGCGATGATTTGTATTGTCACCAGCCGTTTTGTGAGGCCGTGCGTGCGCAGCACCTGGATTTTCTGTTCGTCTGCAAGCCTGATTCCCATGCGTTATTGTACGAATGGCTCGACGATTTTACCCGGACCGGCGAGGTCCAAACGCTCGAAAAAAGCCGTTGGAACGGCAAACAACGCCTGACCGAACGCTACCGTTACCTCAATCAAGTCCCGCTCCGCAACAGCGACGATGCGTTAATGGTCAATTGGTGCGAAGTGACGATCCTCAATGCCAAACAAGAAGTGGTCTACCGTAATGCCTGGGCGACATCACACACCCTCGACGAACACAATGTGATCGACATGGTCGCTGCAGGCCGCGCGCGCTGGAAAATAGAGAACGAAAACAACAATGTTCTCAAGAATCACGGCTATCATTTCGAGCATAACTTTGCCCACGGCAAGCAGCATTTGTCCAACTTCTTGGCGACCCTTAACTTATTGGCTTTCCTCGCTCATACCGCGCTTGAATGGTTGGACGAGGCTTACCGGGCCGTCCGCCATGCGGCGCCCTCCAGGCGCACTTTCTTCGAACAATTCCGAACCTTGCTTCAGTTCATGCCTTTTGATAATTGGCAGCATCTGATGCGGTTCATGCTATATGGTGAAAATCTAATACCCAGGAAAACGTAA
- a CDS encoding Slp family lipoprotein, whose protein sequence is MFRPAILALTLMASACSTIPEQIRHAPSPDVRLPEVQEDFSAHQGKSVRWGGTVLEVINDESFTTIQTLHYPLQSNGRPETDDPSNGRFIIKSEKFLDPPFIRKGAN, encoded by the coding sequence ATGTTCAGACCCGCAATATTGGCGCTTACTTTGATGGCGAGCGCCTGCTCGACAATACCCGAGCAGATTCGGCATGCGCCAAGCCCTGATGTTCGTCTGCCGGAAGTTCAAGAAGATTTCTCGGCGCATCAGGGTAAATCGGTGCGTTGGGGAGGAACCGTACTGGAGGTGATCAATGACGAATCTTTTACAACAATACAAACTCTCCATTACCCGTTACAGTCTAATGGCCGTCCAGAAACGGACGATCCATCGAATGGCCGTTTCATCATCAAAAGCGAAAAGTTTCTCGACCCGCCGTTTATACGAAAGGGCGCGAACTGA
- a CDS encoding FMN-binding glutamate synthase family protein, whose translation MRLQFIFVSLCLLLAIALFSYYWRSLLWTLAIVLPVVFLGLYDMLQRRHSLLRNYPVIGRARRMMESLRPMVQQYFIEPDTEGAPINRVFRSVVYQRAKCELDTVPYGTKFDVYRVGYEWIGHSLAAQNLAEIEKDLRVTVGGRFCKQPYSASILNISAMSFGALSRNAIMALNGGAALGDFAHNTGEGGLSDHHLQPGGDLIWQIGTAYFGCRNALGLFDESLFAEKAAHPQVKMIEIKLSQGAKPGHGGVLPACKNTPEIAAIRGVEAYKQVNSPAVHSAFSSPLELMAFIRKLRDLSDGKPVGFKLSIGRRSEFIALCKAMLETGITPDFITVDGGEGGTGAAPLEYTNSVGMPLLDALAFVSDCLVGFGLKPEIKIIASGKVFTGFHLVKRLALGADLCNSARGMMLALGCIQSLQCNKDTCPTGIATQNKALMKGLVVTDKKRRVANFQRETVISAAEIIAAAGLRHTQELNRSHIFRRVSATEIKRYADIYPSLIEGCLLSDDLSDAYREDMRLANSNRY comes from the coding sequence ATGCGCCTTCAATTTATTTTTGTCAGCCTCTGCCTTTTATTAGCTATTGCGCTGTTCTCATACTATTGGCGATCGCTATTGTGGACTCTGGCCATCGTATTGCCGGTTGTATTCTTAGGGCTGTATGACATGTTGCAACGAAGGCATTCCCTGCTCAGGAATTATCCGGTAATCGGTCGGGCGCGCCGAATGATGGAAAGCCTAAGGCCTATGGTTCAACAATACTTCATCGAACCGGACACCGAAGGTGCGCCGATCAACCGGGTATTCCGTTCGGTGGTCTACCAAAGGGCTAAATGCGAACTGGACACCGTTCCCTACGGCACCAAATTCGATGTCTATCGGGTCGGCTACGAATGGATCGGACATTCCCTGGCGGCGCAGAACCTAGCCGAGATCGAGAAGGATTTACGGGTAACCGTGGGCGGTCGGTTCTGTAAACAGCCCTATTCCGCCAGCATCCTGAACATTTCAGCAATGAGCTTCGGTGCGCTCAGCCGCAACGCCATCATGGCGCTTAACGGCGGCGCCGCCTTGGGCGATTTTGCCCATAATACCGGCGAAGGCGGACTCAGCGACCACCATCTGCAACCCGGCGGCGATTTGATTTGGCAAATCGGCACCGCCTATTTCGGCTGCCGCAATGCGCTCGGGCTATTCGATGAAAGTCTGTTTGCCGAAAAAGCAGCGCATCCGCAGGTTAAAATGATCGAAATCAAACTTTCCCAGGGCGCCAAACCCGGCCACGGCGGCGTCCTGCCGGCCTGCAAAAACACCCCGGAAATTGCGGCGATCAGAGGCGTCGAAGCCTATAAACAGGTCAATTCTCCTGCCGTTCATTCGGCCTTTTCCTCGCCATTGGAATTGATGGCATTTATCCGGAAACTGCGTGATCTGTCCGACGGCAAACCGGTAGGCTTCAAGCTCAGCATCGGCCGGCGTAGCGAATTCATTGCTTTATGCAAGGCCATGTTGGAAACCGGCATCACCCCGGATTTCATAACCGTGGATGGCGGCGAAGGCGGCACCGGTGCAGCTCCGCTGGAATACACCAATTCCGTTGGCATGCCGTTACTCGACGCATTGGCCTTCGTCAGCGATTGCCTGGTTGGTTTCGGTCTAAAACCGGAGATCAAGATCATCGCCTCCGGCAAGGTATTCACCGGCTTTCATCTGGTCAAACGTTTGGCGCTGGGTGCGGATCTGTGCAACAGCGCCCGCGGCATGATGCTCGCGTTAGGCTGCATTCAATCGTTGCAATGCAACAAAGACACCTGCCCGACCGGCATCGCTACGCAAAACAAAGCGCTCATGAAGGGCCTGGTAGTAACCGATAAAAAACGGCGGGTGGCTAATTTTCAACGCGAAACGGTCATCAGCGCGGCGGAAATCATCGCAGCGGCCGGCCTTCGGCATACCCAGGAATTGAACCGTAGTCATATTTTTCGCCGGGTCAGCGCGACCGAAATAAAGCGCTACGCAGATATCTATCCCAGCCTGATCGAGGGTTGTTTGTTGAGCGATGATCTATCCGATGCTTACCGCGAAGATATGCGTTTGGCCAATTCCAATCGTTATTAA
- a CDS encoding DUF547 domain-containing protein: MSLRALFFIIVVALAIQPVAAEEPDWNDYRSVLKHVKPGLKNGVKLMQVDYAALNSDGSLEKAYRNLSAFDINHLASKEERLAFYINAYNILALKMVADHWPTDSIKDAGSFFSPVWNKPAGQLGGKTVTLGEVEHEILRKMGEPRIHMAIVCASVSCPDLRAEPYTAVRLNEQLDEQTRQFLDNSGKGLRIAGKVIQVSKIFDWFEEDFEAYGGVASFIKRYRPGLPDLRIKTNIPYDWSVNGS, from the coding sequence ATGTCGTTGAGAGCATTATTTTTTATTATCGTAGTCGCGCTGGCGATTCAACCCGTTGCCGCCGAAGAACCGGACTGGAATGATTACCGTAGTGTGTTGAAGCATGTGAAACCGGGTCTGAAAAATGGCGTGAAATTGATGCAGGTCGATTATGCCGCACTGAACAGCGACGGCAGTCTGGAAAAGGCCTATCGAAATCTATCCGCATTCGATATTAACCACCTAGCTAGCAAGGAAGAGCGGTTGGCGTTTTATATCAACGCGTACAATATATTGGCGTTGAAGATGGTCGCCGACCATTGGCCGACCGACAGCATCAAGGATGCCGGCAGTTTTTTCAGTCCGGTCTGGAATAAACCCGCCGGTCAACTGGGCGGCAAAACGGTGACGCTGGGGGAAGTTGAACATGAGATCTTGCGCAAGATGGGGGAACCGCGTATCCACATGGCCATTGTTTGCGCCTCGGTCAGTTGTCCCGACCTCAGAGCCGAACCTTATACGGCCGTTCGTTTAAACGAACAATTGGACGAGCAGACCCGTCAATTTCTGGATAATTCGGGAAAGGGTCTGAGGATAGCGGGGAAGGTCATCCAAGTATCGAAGATTTTCGACTGGTTCGAAGAGGATTTCGAGGCCTATGGTGGCGTAGCGTCTTTTATCAAGCGTTATCGTCCCGGATTGCCGGATTTGAGGATCAAGACGAACATTCCTTACGACTGGTCGGTTAATGGATCATAA
- a CDS encoding sigma-70 family RNA polymerase sigma factor, which yields MPHKGSAPEQWLDKYGDVLYRFSLARVRAPDVAEDLVQETLLAALKAKENYAGQASERTWLIGILKHKIMDYFRKATKEQAQEYDDGLANDPENDFFDEQGNWSIDLASWSNPDKVLEQEQFIRVLQECIDRLPPRLAQLFILREVDGMESEELRQTLSISTLNNLWVMMSRMRTQLRHCLDLNWFGQK from the coding sequence ATGCCGCATAAAGGTTCCGCACCTGAACAATGGTTGGATAAATATGGAGATGTTTTGTACCGATTTAGCCTAGCCAGGGTGAGAGCCCCCGATGTGGCCGAGGACCTGGTGCAAGAAACTTTGTTGGCTGCCTTGAAGGCGAAGGAAAATTATGCAGGTCAGGCTTCCGAGAGAACCTGGCTGATTGGCATACTGAAACATAAAATCATGGATTATTTCCGTAAGGCGACCAAGGAACAAGCACAGGAATATGACGATGGTTTGGCCAATGATCCAGAGAATGATTTTTTCGATGAGCAAGGCAATTGGAGTATTGATCTGGCTTCCTGGTCGAATCCGGATAAGGTATTGGAACAAGAGCAATTCATTCGAGTACTACAAGAATGCATTGATAGATTACCGCCGCGATTGGCGCAATTGTTTATCCTGCGCGAAGTCGACGGAATGGAAAGCGAGGAGCTGAGGCAGACATTGTCTATTTCAACATTGAATAATTTGTGGGTAATGATGTCGAGGATGCGTACGCAATTGCGGCATTGTCTTGACTTGAATTGGTTTGGTCAGAAATGA
- a CDS encoding group II intron maturase-specific domain-containing protein — MSKVKALTPRGTHQTLNHTLADLNQWYVGWANYYSLTQYPSQLRKIEAHIRRRLRARLVSQQKRKQHLYRNLVKRGVPRKQAAQTVFSNKKRWALSATRAVTRAYPNSWFINLMGQEIRSDRQLAHWFEVSQWIRLT; from the coding sequence ATGAGTAAAGTCAAAGCCTTAACGCCGCGAGGCACCCATCAGACGCTGAATCACACCCTGGCCGACCTTAATCAGTGGTACGTGGGCTGGGCCAACTACTACAGCTTGACCCAATACCCGTCCCAGCTGAGGAAAATCGAAGCCCATATCCGGCGACGATTACGAGCGAGGCTGGTGAGTCAGCAGAAGCGGAAACAGCATCTGTATCGAAACCTGGTCAAACGGGGCGTACCGCGAAAGCAAGCCGCCCAGACGGTCTTTTCCAACAAGAAACGGTGGGCGCTTTCCGCAACCCGAGCGGTGACGAGAGCCTATCCGAACAGTTGGTTTATCAACCTGATGGGACAGGAAATACGATCCGACCGACAGTTAGCGCATTGGTTTGAGGTATCTCAATGGATTCGTCTTACGTGA
- a CDS encoding IS1595 family transposase, producing MAMNKIQFQTGLSLPAFLAQCKVSLEQSRWPQGFRCPGCGDAEHYVLKSGRRKTFQCRSCRLQTSLISGTLFQSTHLKLTVWFLAIYLISQAKTGLSALTLKRQLGVSYPTAWLIQQKLMQAMVEREARYTLDGDIQVDDAYLGGELAGGKAGRGSENKVPFIAALSLTPEGQPRFIKMAPIPGFTRKAIANWAQDDLSSGCVVRSDGLACFSGVTDADCKHQVIIAGGRKPRDLPEFCWINTVLGNLKTSLGGAYHAFDFAKYGTRYLGAFAYRFNRRFRLDTITTRLIVAAATTEPRPDYWLRQADASC from the coding sequence ATGGCCATGAATAAAATTCAGTTTCAAACAGGCCTGTCACTGCCTGCCTTTTTAGCGCAATGTAAAGTCAGCCTGGAACAGTCCCGTTGGCCCCAGGGCTTTCGCTGCCCCGGCTGCGGGGATGCCGAACACTATGTGCTTAAATCTGGCAGGCGCAAAACCTTCCAATGTCGGTCCTGCCGGTTACAGACGTCGCTGATTTCGGGCACTTTATTCCAGAGCACCCACCTTAAACTGACGGTCTGGTTTCTGGCGATCTACTTGATCAGCCAGGCTAAGACCGGCTTGTCCGCCCTCACTTTGAAACGGCAATTGGGCGTCAGTTACCCCACTGCATGGTTGATCCAGCAGAAACTGATGCAAGCGATGGTCGAACGGGAGGCCCGATACACCTTGGACGGCGACATCCAGGTAGACGATGCCTATCTCGGGGGCGAATTAGCTGGCGGCAAGGCCGGTCGCGGTTCGGAGAACAAGGTACCGTTTATCGCGGCACTCTCACTCACCCCCGAGGGACAGCCGAGGTTTATCAAGATGGCGCCGATTCCCGGTTTTACCCGCAAAGCCATTGCCAATTGGGCACAAGATGATCTCAGCTCCGGCTGTGTCGTGCGGTCCGATGGCTTGGCCTGTTTTTCCGGCGTGACCGATGCCGATTGCAAACACCAGGTGATCATCGCCGGTGGCCGGAAGCCCAGGGACCTGCCGGAATTCTGTTGGATCAATACGGTGCTGGGCAATCTCAAAACCAGTCTAGGCGGCGCCTACCATGCTTTCGATTTCGCAAAATACGGCACCCGTTACTTAGGTGCGTTCGCATACCGCTTTAACCGACGCTTCCGTCTCGATACCATTACGACGCGCCTTATCGTGGCTGCGGCTACGACTGAACCCCGCCCGGATTATTGGCTTCGGCAAGCTGACGCATCTTGCTAA
- a CDS encoding Fic family protein, with the protein MNRDLQGHYITISTVGEKAQAFVPAPLPPTPPIEWSSELREKFDQALLALGRLDSVSVLLPDTSLFLYMYVRKEAVLSSMIEGTQSSLSDLLLFEFEHQPGVPLDDVQEVSNYVAALNHGLNRLNEDFPISLRLLKEIHSVLLSKGRGKECDPGEFRRSQNWIGGSRPGTAAFVPPPPEYVQECMGKLELFLHDQPEKTSVLIKAALAHVQFETIHPFLDGNGRLGRLIITLLLCSERVLKEPMLYLSLYFKTHRQRYYELLNEVRLTGDWEAWLDFFADAVIHTATQAVETAQQLMKLSAEDGQRINGLKRISGSAHLIHKVMLERPMASPNWIQEKTQLSPATVNACLRELEQLGIVEEVTGQKRNRLYSYVEYIRIMNEGTELPR; encoded by the coding sequence ATGAACAGGGATCTACAAGGCCATTACATAACCATTTCGACAGTTGGTGAAAAGGCACAAGCCTTTGTTCCGGCTCCATTGCCGCCAACGCCACCTATTGAATGGTCATCCGAACTCAGGGAAAAGTTTGATCAGGCCCTGTTGGCTCTCGGTCGTCTGGACAGTGTTTCGGTGTTGCTCCCGGACACCTCGCTCTTTCTTTATATGTATGTGCGTAAAGAAGCGGTTCTTTCCTCGATGATTGAGGGAACACAATCTTCGCTTTCCGACCTGTTGTTGTTTGAATTTGAGCATCAACCCGGTGTGCCGCTGGATGACGTGCAGGAGGTCAGTAATTATGTGGCGGCGCTGAATCACGGCTTGAATCGACTGAATGAAGATTTTCCTATCTCTCTCCGATTGCTGAAAGAGATTCACAGTGTTCTGCTGTCGAAGGGGCGCGGTAAGGAATGTGATCCGGGTGAGTTTCGCAGAAGCCAGAACTGGATTGGTGGTAGCCGTCCCGGTACAGCTGCTTTCGTACCTCCGCCTCCGGAATATGTTCAGGAGTGCATGGGTAAGCTGGAGCTGTTTTTGCACGATCAACCGGAAAAGACGTCTGTTCTTATCAAAGCGGCTCTGGCCCATGTTCAGTTTGAAACCATCCACCCGTTTTTAGATGGTAACGGACGTCTGGGGCGTTTGATCATCACTCTGCTGCTCTGTTCTGAGCGAGTGCTTAAAGAGCCGATGCTTTACTTGAGTTTGTATTTCAAAACTCATCGGCAGCGGTATTATGAACTGCTGAATGAAGTACGCCTGACTGGTGACTGGGAGGCTTGGCTGGACTTCTTTGCTGACGCCGTCATCCATACAGCCACTCAGGCAGTGGAGACAGCCCAGCAACTGATGAAGCTTTCTGCTGAGGATGGTCAACGTATCAATGGTCTCAAACGCATTTCCGGCTCTGCGCATCTGATTCACAAAGTGATGCTGGAGCGGCCGATGGCCTCGCCAAACTGGATTCAGGAGAAGACCCAGCTGTCACCGGCAACCGTTAACGCATGCCTGCGTGAACTGGAACAACTTGGCATTGTCGAAGAGGTAACCGGTCAGAAGCGAAACCGCCTTTATTCCTATGTAGAATACATCCGGATAATGAACGAAGGTACCGAGCTGCCACGCTAG
- a CDS encoding IS701 family transposase, translating to MWGLIPSPTTDGRLLIGLDDFINLKVGQHIFGCASIFDHAAKANQSRYPWAQNVVSIGLLKQVKGRWACLFLGFRFYLPRHMIAEQKETAKIKGQVAPFQSKLTQAAEMLIAVAGHFASTPMLAVTDSWFGNQGLWKPVRQTVGERFHLLSRLRSNQVLYALPDARPADAKTRGRPRKYGQRLGTVTDRAHALRQQTAAYQVNLYGKVREVLAVEKTVMLKTLKCPIKVVWVFRKTQWVALFTTDLDLSVTQVIEYYGARWKIESGFKELKQDIGSQKCQSRNAQAVINHLHFCMMATTVTWMYADRIKADPQRRHKVKGRTSFAFSDVRRLIAEASLSEDFDRLCHKPTNPMKNSLVAVLLRMVA from the coding sequence CTGTGGGGATTGATTCCGTCCCCCACGACCGATGGCCGCTTATTGATTGGCTTGGACGATTTTATCAACCTCAAAGTGGGTCAACACATTTTCGGCTGCGCGTCGATTTTCGATCATGCCGCCAAAGCGAATCAAAGCCGTTACCCCTGGGCGCAAAATGTGGTGTCGATCGGCTTACTGAAGCAGGTCAAAGGTCGTTGGGCCTGTTTGTTTTTGGGCTTTCGTTTTTACTTACCCCGTCACATGATCGCCGAACAAAAGGAAACCGCCAAAATCAAAGGCCAAGTCGCGCCGTTTCAAAGCAAACTCACGCAAGCGGCGGAAATGCTAATCGCCGTCGCCGGTCACTTTGCTTCGACACCGATGCTGGCGGTCACCGACAGCTGGTTTGGGAATCAGGGGTTATGGAAGCCGGTGCGCCAAACGGTAGGCGAACGTTTTCACCTGTTATCCCGATTGCGCAGCAACCAGGTGCTCTATGCGCTCCCCGACGCCCGGCCCGCCGATGCCAAGACACGCGGACGCCCCCGTAAATACGGCCAGCGTCTGGGGACCGTGACCGACCGAGCGCACGCGCTCCGGCAGCAAACTGCTGCCTATCAGGTTAACCTGTATGGCAAAGTACGCGAAGTACTGGCGGTTGAGAAAACCGTCATGCTGAAGACCTTAAAATGCCCCATCAAGGTCGTGTGGGTGTTTCGTAAAACCCAGTGGGTCGCCTTGTTTACGACCGATCTCGACTTGTCGGTCACCCAGGTCATCGAATATTATGGCGCTCGGTGGAAGATCGAGTCCGGCTTTAAAGAACTCAAGCAAGACATTGGCAGTCAAAAATGCCAGAGCCGGAATGCCCAGGCCGTGATAAACCACCTGCATTTCTGTATGATGGCCACCACGGTCACCTGGATGTACGCCGATCGCATCAAAGCGGATCCGCAACGTCGGCACAAGGTCAAGGGGCGGACGAGTTTCGCCTTTTCCGATGTCCGGCGCCTCATCGCCGAAGCCTCACTGAGTGAAGATTTTGATAGGCTTTGCCATAAACCCACCAATCCCATGAAAAATTCGCTGGTCGCGGTGTTGTTACGCATGGTGGCTTGA
- a CDS encoding GTP-binding protein codes for MDKQILRVGIGGPVGSGKTALVDALCKEMSQDYQIGVVTNDIYTREDQQFLIRSQALPEERILGVETGGDNLSATFSPELADLTIYVIDVSAGDKIPRKGGPGITRSDLLVINKIDLAPYVGASLDVMDSDARKMRGGHPFVFTNLKTAEGLNKVVGFIVQRGLLNVT; via the coding sequence ATGGATAAACAAATTCTGAGAGTCGGTATAGGCGGCCCGGTCGGGTCAGGCAAGACTGCACTGGTCGATGCCTTGTGCAAAGAAATGAGCCAGGATTATCAAATCGGCGTCGTGACCAACGATATATACACGCGAGAAGATCAACAGTTCCTGATTCGCAGCCAGGCCTTGCCCGAGGAACGTATCTTGGGCGTCGAAACCGGCGGTGACAACTTGAGTGCGACCTTTAGCCCGGAATTGGCCGATTTGACTATTTATGTCATAGATGTGTCTGCCGGCGACAAGATTCCCCGCAAGGGCGGGCCGGGCATCACCCGTTCCGATTTGCTGGTGATCAACAAAATCGACTTGGCGCCTTATGTCGGCGCTTCACTTGATGTGATGGATAGCGATGCCCGTAAGATGCGAGGAGGGCATCCCTTTGTTTTTACAAATCTTAAAACCGCGGAGGGCTTGAATAAGGTAGTCGGTTTTATCGTTCAGCGAGGCCTGTTGAACGTGACTTGA